The genomic window GCTTGAGGATTTCGACCTGCCGCTTCAGCCATTCCAATTCTTCTTCGTTGTAGTCGTAAAGATACCTGACGGTCCGCCATTCCTGGCTGCTGCGGTCCTTCTGTGTCCAGCCGTGGACGTTGCGCCCATGCAGCCTGATGAATGCCGTCCGGTCCGTCACCCGGTTGACGAATGGGATGCTGCCGATGCCGGCCTGCGGTTCATCACAGATGCTGTGGATCATGCCGTTGGCGTCGAGGAATGACAATGTCTCCTCCCGGTAGCGCGTCTCGAACCATGTCTGGTTTCTGAACTCTACCGCCACCTTATATGGTTCAAGCTGTTCCTTCGCATACTTTACATAGCGTATATTCTTATGTGTACAATCGAACCATGGGGGGAACTGCAGCAGGACGAATCCGAGCTTTCCAGCCTGTTCCATCGGGCGCAGCATATCCCGGAATGCGCTGAAGACATCCCTGATGGAGTCGTAGTGGTCGCGGTAGTCGCTGTGCCCCGTCATATACTGGTGTGCCTTGACGACAAACTTGAACTTGCCCGGCGTTTCATTGCACCATTTTTCAACCGTTGAAGTACGCTGAATCGCATAGTATGTCGCATCCAATTCAACGATGGGGAAATGGGAGGCAT from Salinicoccus sp. RF5 includes these protein-coding regions:
- a CDS encoding DUF72 domain-containing protein; protein product: MIYIGLTGWGDHDDLYTDLVNKKDKLQAYASHFPIVELDATYYAIQRTSTVEKWCNETPGKFKFVVKAHQYMTGHSDYRDHYDSIRDVFSAFRDMLRPMEQAGKLGFVLLQFPPWFDCTHKNIRYVKYAKEQLEPYKVAVEFRNQTWFETRYREETLSFLDANGMIHSICDEPQAGIGSIPFVNRVTDRTAFIRLHGRNVHGWTQKDRSSQEWRTVRYLYDYNEEELEWLKRQVEILKHKTKDIYIVFNNNSGGHAAGNAQDFMSMMDIRYEGLSPKQLKLF